A DNA window from Niabella yanshanensis contains the following coding sequences:
- a CDS encoding replication-associated recombination protein A yields the protein MIPLAERIRPRTLDDVVGQQHLIGKGSVLRKSVENKSLGSVIFWGPPGTGKTTLANIIAQELSMSFFALSAVNAGVKEVREVIEKAKHEYQSILFIDEIHRFNKSQQDALLHAVEKGIITLIGATTENPSFEVNSALLSRCQVYVLKSLEENDLIALLHKAIKEDEVLKKKKINLKETAALINISGGDARKLLNLLELVGNTARDKVEVTDALVMEIAQKKVALYDKSGEQHYDIISAFIKSMRGSDPNGAVYWLARMIEGGEDVKFIARRMVILASEDIGNANPNALLLANAAFDAVNKIGHPESRIILSQCAVYLATSPKSNASYMAINEAMATVSRTGDLPVPLHIRNAPTKLMKNLDYGKGYQYSHSYDNNFSEQEYLPDAIAGTKFYDPGNNPRENELRNYLKKLWKDKYGY from the coding sequence ATGATTCCTTTAGCTGAACGGATAAGGCCCCGAACCCTGGATGATGTAGTAGGTCAGCAACACCTGATAGGGAAAGGCAGTGTGTTGCGCAAATCGGTAGAAAATAAGTCTCTCGGTTCTGTTATTTTCTGGGGACCGCCGGGAACGGGTAAGACTACATTGGCGAATATTATTGCACAGGAACTTTCTATGTCCTTTTTTGCGCTGAGTGCCGTAAATGCCGGTGTGAAGGAAGTTCGCGAGGTTATAGAAAAAGCCAAACACGAGTACCAGAGCATTTTATTTATAGATGAAATTCATCGCTTCAATAAAAGCCAGCAGGATGCTTTATTACACGCTGTTGAGAAAGGTATCATCACGTTGATTGGCGCTACCACCGAGAATCCTTCTTTTGAAGTTAACAGTGCCTTGCTGAGCCGTTGCCAGGTATATGTATTAAAATCGCTGGAAGAGAATGACCTGATTGCCCTGCTTCATAAAGCGATCAAAGAAGATGAGGTGCTCAAAAAGAAAAAGATCAACTTAAAAGAAACCGCTGCTTTAATAAATATCAGTGGCGGCGATGCCCGTAAACTGTTAAACCTGCTGGAACTGGTTGGTAATACTGCAAGGGATAAAGTAGAAGTGACCGATGCCCTGGTGATGGAGATTGCCCAGAAGAAAGTGGCTTTGTATGATAAGAGCGGGGAGCAACATTATGATATTATATCGGCCTTTATAAAATCCATGCGGGGGAGTGATCCGAATGGCGCTGTTTACTGGCTGGCGCGTATGATTGAGGGCGGAGAGGATGTGAAGTTTATTGCCCGCAGGATGGTGATTCTGGCCAGTGAAGATATCGGTAATGCGAATCCCAATGCCTTGCTGTTGGCCAATGCTGCATTTGATGCGGTTAATAAAATCGGCCATCCTGAATCGAGGATTATCCTGTCGCAATGTGCCGTATACCTGGCTACGTCGCCCAAGAGCAATGCTTCTTATATGGCGATTAATGAGGCTATGGCGACTGTAAGCAGGACGGGTGATTTGCCCGTCCCGTTGCATATCAGGAATGCGCCCACTAAACTGATGAAGAACCTCGATTACGGGAAAGGCTACCAGTACTCTCATAGCTATGATAATAATTTTTCAGAACAGGAATACCTGCCTGATGCCATTGCCGGAACTAAGTTCTACGATCCGGGCAACAATCCACGCGAGAATGAGCTACGCAATTATTTGAAAAAACTCTGGAAGGATAAGTATGGATATTGA